The following are encoded together in the Sinorhizobium terangae genome:
- a CDS encoding UTRA domain-containing protein, producing MIDRINPRAAPGLQQAGFRDLNANEWLVRNAPYLRAEFSFSAENADRRDARLLQTRQGQALLILHRMAWNDLGPITTVRVAFQPGHCFGTGEGRDHGANT from the coding sequence ATGATCGACAGGATCAATCCGCGCGCCGCGCCGGGCCTGCAGCAAGCCGGCTTCAGGGACCTGAACGCCAACGAATGGCTGGTGCGCAACGCCCCCTATCTTCGGGCCGAGTTTTCCTTTTCAGCCGAAAACGCCGACCGGCGCGACGCGCGATTGCTGCAGACAAGGCAAGGTCAGGCGCTGCTGATCCTGCATCGCATGGCCTGGAACGATCTCGGCCCGATCACCACCGTCCGGGTGGCGTTCCAGCCCGGCCACTGTTTCGGCACCGGCGAGGGCCGCGATCACGGCGCCAACACCTAA
- the queE gene encoding 7-carboxy-7-deazaguanine synthase QueE — translation MTSERSAEIRVSEIFGPTIQGEGVLIGLPTVFVRTGGCDYRCSWCDSLHAVDSRYRDEWRAMSTEDVWREVTRLSDGKPLMVSLSGGNPAIQPLGQLIDRGHHQGYRFALETQGSVARDWFADLDVLVLSPKPPSSAMETDWQAFDACLRMSEGRPQTVLKIVIFDEADYAYARAAAARYPQLPVYLQPGNHTPPPPDQDDAAIDIDGIMERMRWLIDKVAEDRWFEARVLPQLHVLLWGNKRGV, via the coding sequence ATGACCTCCGAACGATCCGCCGAGATCCGCGTCAGCGAGATTTTCGGGCCGACGATACAGGGCGAGGGCGTGCTGATCGGCCTGCCAACGGTCTTTGTCAGGACCGGCGGGTGCGATTATCGCTGTTCCTGGTGTGACAGCCTGCACGCGGTCGACAGCCGCTATCGCGACGAATGGCGGGCGATGTCCACGGAAGATGTCTGGCGGGAGGTCACGCGGCTTTCCGACGGGAAACCGCTTATGGTTTCGCTCTCCGGCGGCAATCCGGCCATCCAGCCGCTTGGCCAACTCATCGATCGCGGTCACCACCAAGGCTATCGTTTTGCCCTCGAAACGCAGGGTTCGGTTGCCAGGGACTGGTTTGCCGATCTCGACGTATTGGTGCTGAGTCCGAAGCCGCCGTCGAGCGCGATGGAAACGGATTGGCAGGCCTTCGACGCGTGTCTGCGGATGTCTGAGGGCAGGCCGCAAACCGTGCTGAAGATAGTCATCTTCGACGAAGCGGACTACGCCTATGCCCGGGCGGCGGCAGCGCGCTATCCGCAACTGCCCGTCTATCTGCAACCCGGCAACCACACACCGCCGCCCCCCGATCAGGACGATGCGGCGATCGACATCGATGGCATAATGGAGCGTATGCGCTGGCTGATCGACAAGGTTGCCGAGGACCGCTGGTTCGAGGCGCGCGTGCTGCCGCAACTACATGTCCTGCTCTGGGGCAACAAGCGCGGCGTCTAA
- a CDS encoding ABC transporter ATP-binding protein/permease, translating to MTNQAGANRAQRPAGVESTTLRDQFDMMRHAFMASPLLKTILWLSTGSFAIIIATAIGQIILNRWNRPFFDAIERRDLNAFFYQLLLFVAIAGGLLVLNVTQQWLNQMVRLKLREGLTIDLINEWMRPLRAFRLANSGAMGINPDQRMQEDAGHLADLTTDLGFGLLQSSILLASFVSVLWALSAGFVFHIGGYALEIPGYMVWAAILYAGSASWLSWLVGRRLIVLNGDRYAREAELRFSLMHVSEHIDAISLAGGETGERRRLELDLETVLGAMRNIYRAQINLAWVQDGYGWVTVVAPILVAAPVYFAGEISFGGLMMAVGAFNQVHTSLKWFVANISAIADWRATLLRVAAFRRALIMTDVLHDAEKRIEFAENDTNKLTFDNLEVASSSGRTRLAEPHIEIGAGQRVVISGDPRAGKTLLFRALARLWPWGSGRVGLPAGEMVAFIPRSPYFPRGKLRDALSYPRAGDFSDASLVAALSKVGLDQLTTLLDREARWERELSDDEQRSLAFARLVLHRPRWVIIDEALETMDGEAMKLALSIFEDDLRDTAVVKIGRTPRNGPLFSRVIHLVKDAEGPVLKPIHLKGAVHEKELAASAT from the coding sequence ATGACGAATCAAGCCGGAGCGAACCGAGCCCAAAGACCCGCGGGCGTCGAGAGCACGACCCTCCGAGACCAGTTCGATATGATGCGCCACGCCTTCATGGCGTCCCCGCTGCTGAAAACAATCCTGTGGCTCAGCACCGGCAGCTTCGCGATCATCATCGCGACAGCGATCGGACAGATCATCCTCAACCGCTGGAACCGGCCCTTTTTTGACGCGATCGAGCGGCGCGATCTCAACGCCTTTTTCTATCAACTCCTGCTGTTTGTTGCTATCGCCGGTGGCCTGCTGGTGCTCAACGTCACGCAGCAATGGCTTAATCAGATGGTCCGATTGAAGCTGCGCGAGGGGCTGACGATCGACCTGATCAACGAATGGATGCGGCCGCTGCGCGCCTTCAGGCTCGCCAACTCCGGGGCAATGGGCATCAATCCGGACCAGAGAATGCAGGAAGACGCCGGCCATCTTGCCGACCTCACCACCGATCTCGGTTTCGGCCTTCTGCAGTCGTCCATCCTGCTCGCATCTTTCGTCAGCGTCCTCTGGGCGCTGTCGGCAGGCTTTGTTTTCCACATCGGCGGCTACGCGCTCGAGATTCCGGGCTACATGGTCTGGGCAGCGATCCTTTACGCCGGCTCGGCATCATGGCTGAGCTGGCTTGTCGGGCGGCGGCTGATCGTCTTGAACGGCGACCGCTACGCACGTGAAGCCGAACTGCGGTTCTCACTGATGCATGTCAGCGAACATATCGACGCCATATCGCTTGCCGGGGGCGAGACCGGCGAGCGGCGGCGTCTGGAGCTCGATCTCGAGACCGTGCTCGGCGCCATGCGCAACATCTACCGTGCCCAGATCAACCTCGCCTGGGTTCAGGACGGCTACGGCTGGGTCACGGTCGTCGCGCCGATCTTGGTCGCGGCACCCGTCTATTTCGCCGGCGAAATCAGCTTCGGCGGCCTGATGATGGCGGTCGGCGCCTTCAACCAGGTTCACACGTCGCTCAAATGGTTCGTCGCCAATATCAGCGCCATCGCCGACTGGCGGGCGACGCTTCTGCGCGTCGCCGCATTCCGCCGCGCGCTGATCATGACCGACGTGCTGCACGACGCGGAAAAACGGATCGAATTCGCCGAGAACGACACGAACAAGCTGACCTTCGACAATCTCGAGGTCGCATCGTCGAGCGGACGGACCAGGCTTGCCGAACCGCACATCGAGATCGGCGCGGGCCAGCGCGTGGTCATCAGCGGCGACCCCCGCGCAGGAAAAACACTGCTCTTCCGAGCGCTCGCAAGGCTTTGGCCCTGGGGAAGCGGGCGCGTCGGGTTGCCGGCTGGCGAGATGGTCGCGTTCATCCCGCGCTCCCCCTATTTCCCGCGCGGCAAACTGCGCGACGCGCTTTCCTATCCGCGCGCCGGTGACTTCTCGGATGCGAGCCTTGTTGCAGCACTGTCGAAAGTCGGGCTTGATCAGCTGACCACGTTGCTCGACCGTGAAGCGCGCTGGGAGCGCGAACTTAGCGATGACGAGCAACGTTCACTCGCCTTCGCACGGCTTGTTCTCCATCGGCCGCGCTGGGTGATCATCGACGAGGCGCTCGAGACGATGGATGGGGAAGCGATGAAGCTAGCCTTATCCATCTTCGAAGACGACCTCCGCGATACCGCGGTCGTCAAGATTGGCCGCACGCCGCGAAATGGACCATTGTTCTCCCGTGTCATCCATCTCGTGAAGGACGCCGAAGGCCCAGTCCTAAAACCCATTCACCTCAAGGGTGCTGTGCACGAGAAGGAACTCGCGGCGAGCGCGACTTGA
- a CDS encoding ABC transporter ATP-binding protein: MAFTRFVARDRAFRSVFRFCWAHWQRQPARLSVILGAVLLSTLADVLTPLYSGRLVDAVVSGAATDEVAWNAAVSAFLMLMALSLGAIVLRHVTFMGIVSLTLKMMSDIASAAFHHIQRFSSDWHANSFAGSTVRKVTRGMWALDLLNDTLLVALFPSVIMLIGSTALMAWYWPMMGVIIGLGSIAFIAVTVALSLGYVAPMASLANSWDTRLGGALADAISCNIVVKGFGAERREDQRLAKVLAKWQNRTRRTWTRGTVNGTAQGTMLLLLRAAVIGFALVLWARGQASAGDITFVLTSFFILQGYLREVGMHIRNLQRSINDMEELVDIHAQPLGIEDRAGAKPIRITDGKIEFKDVTFHYGAHQAPLYDRFSVSIRAGERVGLVGHSGSGKTTFVKLIQRLHDLKAGEIRIDGQDIAGVTQASLRQQIAIVQQEPILFHRSLAENIAYGRPGATQREVEEAARLASAHDFIAALPKGYGTLVGERGVKLSGGERQRVAIARAFLADAPILILDEATSSLDSESEVLIQQAMERLMMGRTTLVIAHRLSTVRALDRLLVFNRGRIAEEGDHDTLIRVKGGIYRGLFERQALELTKGLVLNDG; encoded by the coding sequence ATGGCTTTTACCCGTTTTGTGGCGCGCGACCGCGCGTTCCGTAGTGTCTTCCGCTTTTGCTGGGCCCATTGGCAGAGGCAGCCGGCGCGGCTCTCGGTTATCCTCGGCGCCGTGCTTCTTTCCACGCTTGCCGACGTGTTGACGCCGCTTTATTCCGGCCGGCTCGTCGACGCCGTCGTCTCTGGTGCAGCTACCGACGAAGTTGCCTGGAACGCGGCTGTCTCGGCTTTTCTCATGCTGATGGCGCTGTCGCTCGGCGCCATTGTGCTCAGGCACGTGACGTTCATGGGCATTGTCAGCCTGACGCTGAAGATGATGTCCGATATCGCCTCGGCCGCCTTCCATCACATCCAGCGGTTTTCCAGCGACTGGCATGCCAATAGCTTCGCCGGCTCGACCGTGCGCAAGGTGACTCGCGGAATGTGGGCGCTGGATCTCTTGAACGACACGCTGCTGGTCGCGCTGTTCCCGTCGGTGATCATGCTGATCGGGTCGACGGCGCTGATGGCCTGGTACTGGCCGATGATGGGCGTGATCATCGGGCTTGGCTCGATCGCCTTCATTGCGGTCACCGTCGCCCTTTCGCTCGGCTATGTGGCGCCGATGGCAAGCCTTGCCAACAGTTGGGATACAAGGCTCGGCGGTGCGCTTGCCGACGCGATCAGCTGCAACATCGTCGTCAAGGGTTTCGGCGCCGAGCGTCGCGAGGATCAACGCCTCGCAAAGGTGCTCGCCAAGTGGCAGAACCGGACGCGGCGCACCTGGACTCGCGGAACAGTCAACGGCACCGCTCAAGGCACTATGTTGCTCCTTCTGCGCGCGGCGGTGATCGGTTTTGCCTTGGTGCTGTGGGCGAGGGGGCAGGCGAGCGCCGGCGATATCACCTTCGTGCTGACATCCTTCTTCATCCTGCAAGGATATCTGCGCGAAGTGGGCATGCACATCCGCAACCTTCAACGGTCGATCAATGACATGGAGGAGCTTGTCGACATCCATGCCCAGCCGCTTGGCATCGAAGACCGGGCCGGTGCGAAGCCGATCCGCATCACAGACGGCAAGATCGAGTTCAAGGACGTGACCTTCCACTACGGCGCGCACCAGGCACCGCTTTATGACCGCTTCTCGGTGTCCATCCGTGCCGGCGAGCGGGTCGGCCTCGTCGGGCATTCCGGTTCCGGCAAGACAACTTTCGTCAAGCTGATCCAGCGCCTCCACGACCTGAAGGCTGGCGAGATCAGGATCGATGGGCAGGATATCGCCGGCGTGACGCAGGCGTCGCTCCGTCAGCAGATCGCCATCGTGCAGCAGGAGCCGATCCTGTTCCATCGTTCGCTTGCGGAAAACATCGCCTATGGGCGCCCGGGAGCGACCCAGCGGGAGGTCGAGGAGGCAGCAAGGCTTGCGAGCGCGCATGATTTCATCGCGGCTCTCCCGAAAGGCTACGGGACGCTGGTCGGCGAGCGCGGGGTCAAGCTCTCCGGCGGGGAACGCCAGCGCGTCGCCATCGCCCGGGCGTTCCTCGCGGACGCGCCGATCCTGATCCTCGACGAAGCGACATCGAGCCTCGATTCCGAATCCGAGGTGCTGATCCAGCAGGCTATGGAGCGGCTGATGATGGGACGCACGACCCTGGTGATCGCGCATCGGCTGTCGACGGTGCGCGCGCTCGACCGGTTGCTGGTCTTCAACCGCGGGCGCATCGCGGAAGAGGGCGATCACGACACGCTCATTCGTGTGAAAGGCGGCATTTACCGCGGACTCTTCGAACGGCAGGCGTTGGAGCTCACCAAGGGGCTTGTCCTCAACGACGGCTGA
- the galE gene encoding UDP-glucose 4-epimerase GalE → MQNNNILVVGGAGYIGSHTCLQLAAKGYQPIVYDNLSNGHEEFVKWGVLEKGDIRDRKRLDDVLARHRPRAILHFAAMIEVGESVKDPAAFYDNNVIGTLTLLSAALAAGIDAFVFSSTCATYGLPDSVPMDEAHKQAPINPYGRTKWVCEQALKDYDLYKGLRSVILRYFNAAGADFEGRIGEWHEPETHAIPLAIDAALGRRESFSVFGTDYDTRDGTCVRDYIHVLDLADAHVRAVDYLLEGGKSVELNLGTGTGTTVKELLSAIEKVAKRPFNIRYTDRREGDSTTLVANNDKARAVLGWEPQYDLAAITESAWNWHSRRNQGV, encoded by the coding sequence GTGCAGAACAACAACATTCTTGTCGTCGGCGGCGCCGGCTATATCGGCTCCCATACGTGCCTCCAACTGGCCGCCAAAGGCTACCAGCCCATCGTCTACGACAACCTCTCGAACGGCCATGAAGAATTCGTCAAATGGGGCGTTCTCGAAAAAGGTGATATTCGAGACCGCAAGCGTCTCGATGACGTTCTCGCACGACATCGACCGCGCGCGATTCTGCATTTTGCGGCCATGATCGAAGTCGGTGAGTCGGTAAAGGATCCGGCCGCATTCTACGACAACAATGTCATCGGCACGCTCACCTTGCTGTCGGCAGCGCTTGCTGCCGGGATCGACGCCTTCGTATTCTCGTCCACCTGCGCCACTTACGGGCTGCCCGACAGCGTGCCGATGGACGAAGCGCACAAGCAAGCGCCGATCAACCCCTATGGGCGCACGAAATGGGTCTGCGAGCAGGCACTGAAGGACTATGACCTCTACAAGGGCTTGCGCTCCGTGATCCTGCGCTACTTCAACGCTGCCGGCGCCGACTTTGAAGGACGGATCGGCGAATGGCATGAGCCGGAAACCCACGCGATACCGCTCGCGATCGACGCGGCACTTGGCCGGCGGGAAAGTTTCAGCGTGTTCGGCACCGACTACGATACCCGCGACGGCACCTGCGTGCGCGACTATATCCATGTGCTCGACCTTGCGGATGCGCATGTGCGGGCGGTCGACTACCTGCTGGAAGGCGGCAAGAGCGTCGAGCTCAACCTTGGCACGGGCACGGGCACGACCGTCAAGGAGCTCCTGAGCGCAATCGAAAAGGTTGCGAAGCGGCCGTTCAATATCCGCTATACCGACAGGCGCGAAGGCGATTCGACCACGCTGGTCGCCAATAACGACAAGGCGCGCGCGGTGCTTGGCTGGGAGCCGCAATACGACCTTGCGGCGATCACCGAGTCCGCCTGGAATTGGCATTCACGCAGAAATCAGGGCGTCTGA
- the queD gene encoding 6-carboxytetrahydropterin synthase QueD produces the protein MFRITKEFHFSASHQLTSLPPEHQCARLHGHNYVVEVELSAETLNEHGFVRDYHELAPLKRYIDETFDHRHLNDVLGHNRVTAECLARHFYDWCRARLPETTAVRVSETAKTWAEYRP, from the coding sequence ATGTTCCGCATTACCAAGGAATTCCATTTCTCCGCCTCGCATCAACTGACGAGCCTGCCGCCTGAGCATCAATGCGCCCGGCTGCACGGGCATAACTATGTCGTCGAGGTCGAGCTTTCGGCCGAAACATTGAACGAACACGGTTTCGTTCGTGACTATCATGAGCTCGCGCCCTTGAAGCGCTACATCGACGAGACCTTCGATCACCGGCATCTCAACGACGTTCTCGGCCACAACCGGGTGACGGCGGAATGTCTGGCGCGACACTTCTACGACTGGTGCAGGGCGCGGCTGCCGGAGACGACCGCGGTGCGCGTCAGCGAAACGGCGAAGACCTGGGCGGAATACCGGCCATGA
- a CDS encoding acyltransferase family protein, protein MKTIHGIQYLRAAAALAVVIFHAAEKTGHYFAIGAAGVDVFFVISGFIMWVISDRRPVTPVRFMVDRIRRIVPIYWLAIMVMVAGGIAGLFPNMVLSVKHALASLFFIPMRSPSNGEIWPVLVQGWTLNFEMLFYAVFALSLFLPRNWRLPAIAGLFLLLVLAGSVISFDNALMLTYTRPVILEFVAGMVIGELWLKGRVPSLAPGVALIVCSFGGFALVGLLRLPFDEFTTGPLAVMLVVGVLSVEARGYIRSLQVPNLLGNASYSIYIWHTFAISVAARAASMVGVDAWIAMVASVLCGTMIGIAGYAMLERPLLYRKRMQPAAQSLAG, encoded by the coding sequence ATGAAAACGATCCACGGGATCCAATACCTGCGTGCTGCGGCGGCGCTGGCGGTCGTGATATTCCATGCCGCTGAAAAGACCGGCCATTATTTTGCGATCGGTGCGGCCGGCGTTGACGTCTTCTTCGTCATCAGCGGCTTCATCATGTGGGTGATCAGCGATCGCCGTCCCGTCACACCGGTGCGGTTCATGGTCGATCGCATTCGCCGTATCGTGCCCATCTATTGGCTGGCGATCATGGTCATGGTCGCCGGAGGGATCGCTGGGCTCTTCCCGAACATGGTCCTGTCTGTCAAGCATGCGCTTGCTTCGCTGTTCTTCATTCCAATGCGCTCTCCGAGCAATGGCGAGATATGGCCTGTCCTAGTGCAGGGCTGGACGCTCAATTTCGAGATGCTCTTTTACGCCGTGTTCGCACTCTCGCTGTTTCTGCCGCGAAACTGGCGCCTGCCTGCGATCGCCGGTCTGTTCTTGCTCCTGGTCCTGGCCGGATCGGTGATCAGCTTCGACAATGCTTTGATGCTGACGTACACGCGACCCGTCATCCTTGAATTCGTGGCGGGCATGGTGATTGGCGAGTTGTGGCTGAAGGGCAGGGTGCCCTCGCTCGCTCCCGGCGTGGCGCTGATCGTTTGCTCGTTCGGCGGTTTCGCGCTTGTCGGCCTTCTTCGCCTGCCATTCGACGAATTCACAACCGGCCCGCTTGCGGTGATGCTCGTCGTCGGCGTCCTCTCCGTCGAGGCTCGCGGATATATCCGTTCGCTGCAGGTGCCGAACCTTCTCGGCAATGCTTCCTATTCGATCTACATCTGGCACACTTTCGCGATTTCCGTGGCCGCCAGGGCCGCTTCGATGGTCGGGGTCGATGCCTGGATAGCGATGGTGGCTTCGGTGCTTTGCGGCACGATGATCGGCATTGCCGGCTATGCGATGCTGGAGCGTCCGTTGCTTTATCGAAAGCGCATGCAACCGGCGGCCCAGAGTCTCGCTGGCTAG
- a CDS encoding alpha/beta fold hydrolase, whose protein sequence is MNIVLVPGFMTDRELWSDMLRRLPTGSQIVHVDPTRAKSIEEMASQALLDAPDQFMLVGFSMGGYVAREMVRLAPQRISSLVLIATSARGDGEVQARRRSAASAFDPAAFRGLSHASLRTSVHPDRANDVELIDRIQAMSVRLGGRVFQQQTMFRRDGDLERLVEIRGATLIIAGTHDRLRSLEEAEELRDRIAGAVMVLVDAGHMIPMEAPEELAAIMTRWLEGRLAQ, encoded by the coding sequence ATGAACATCGTCCTCGTCCCGGGTTTCATGACCGACCGCGAGCTGTGGTCAGACATGCTTCGCCGGTTGCCGACCGGCAGCCAAATCGTCCATGTCGATCCGACGCGGGCGAAGTCGATTGAGGAAATGGCCAGCCAGGCACTGCTCGACGCTCCAGACCAGTTCATGCTCGTCGGTTTCTCCATGGGAGGTTACGTCGCGCGTGAGATGGTACGGCTTGCACCACAGAGGATATCGTCGCTTGTGCTGATTGCTACTTCTGCGCGGGGAGACGGGGAAGTTCAAGCCCGGCGCAGGTCGGCAGCCTCCGCTTTCGACCCCGCCGCCTTCCGGGGGCTTAGCCATGCCTCGCTGCGCACCTCTGTTCATCCGGATCGAGCGAACGATGTTGAATTGATCGATCGTATCCAGGCGATGAGCGTTCGTCTTGGAGGAAGGGTCTTTCAGCAGCAGACGATGTTTCGACGCGATGGCGATCTTGAACGCCTTGTCGAGATCCGCGGCGCCACCCTGATCATAGCGGGAACACACGACCGCCTCCGCAGTCTCGAGGAGGCCGAAGAACTACGCGATCGTATTGCTGGCGCAGTCATGGTGTTGGTCGACGCCGGGCATATGATCCCCATGGAGGCGCCCGAGGAACTCGCGGCGATCATGACACGCTGGTTAGAGGGCCGCCTGGCTCAGTAA
- the queC gene encoding 7-cyano-7-deazaguanine synthase QueC: MKIIVICSGGLDSVSLAHKIAAEHELVGLLSFDYGQRHRKELDFAAACAERLGVPHQIIDIREIGRHLSGSALTDDVDVPDGHYAEETMKVTVVPNRNAIMLSIAFGVAAARKADAVATAVHGGDHFIYPDCRPGFIDAFQTMQNHALEGYADVTLYAPYVNVSKAEIVADGARNGTPFAETWSCYKGGAHHCGRCGTCVERREAFHLAGVEDPTQYEDPDFWVAATGAFSAEEVK; this comes from the coding sequence ATGAAAATCATTGTGATCTGCTCCGGCGGATTGGATTCCGTTTCGCTTGCCCACAAGATAGCGGCGGAACACGAACTTGTCGGCCTGTTGTCGTTCGACTATGGCCAACGGCATCGCAAGGAACTCGATTTCGCCGCCGCCTGCGCCGAACGTCTTGGCGTGCCTCACCAGATCATCGATATCCGCGAGATCGGCCGCCACTTGAGCGGCTCGGCATTGACCGACGATGTCGACGTTCCGGACGGACATTACGCCGAGGAAACCATGAAGGTAACGGTTGTGCCGAACCGCAACGCCATCATGCTTTCGATCGCTTTCGGCGTTGCCGCGGCGCGCAAGGCTGATGCGGTGGCGACCGCTGTACACGGCGGCGACCACTTCATCTATCCCGACTGTCGGCCGGGATTCATCGACGCGTTCCAGACGATGCAGAACCATGCGCTGGAAGGCTATGCCGACGTCACGCTCTATGCGCCCTACGTCAATGTCTCCAAGGCTGAGATCGTTGCGGACGGGGCGAGGAACGGAACGCCATTCGCCGAGACCTGGTCCTGCTACAAGGGCGGTGCGCATCATTGTGGCCGTTGCGGCACCTGCGTCGAACGACGCGAAGCCTTTCATCTGGCCGGCGTCGAGGATCCGACGCAATACGAGGATCCCGATTTCTGGGTCGCAGCTACAGGCGCCTTCTCCGCCGAGGAGGTGAAATAA
- a CDS encoding helix-turn-helix domain-containing protein — translation MSISLESFSNNQAAAVVSNDVAARVRAAREAVGYSIEDLAVTCGLANVEISEIESGLDTDPAKLKRIAAALQLQLSDFLTVEI, via the coding sequence ATGTCCATTTCACTCGAAAGTTTCAGCAACAATCAAGCCGCTGCCGTCGTCAGCAACGACGTCGCCGCCCGCGTTCGGGCCGCTCGTGAGGCTGTCGGCTACAGCATCGAAGACCTTGCTGTCACTTGTGGCCTCGCCAACGTCGAAATCAGCGAAATTGAAAGTGGCCTGGATACTGATCCGGCAAAGTTGAAACGTATCGCTGCCGCATTACAACTGCAGCTATCGGACTTCTTGACCGTGGAAATTTGA